One window from the genome of Haladaptatus paucihalophilus DX253 encodes:
- a CDS encoding SRPBCC family protein — MDHLELSTVVYVPPEEAYEFLLDFPGYANYSKHLTQVTHEGDGGPGTEYDIHLKWWKVRYTVRSEVTELDPPNRIDWKIIKDIHAHGHWRVEEVPEEAPEGEETASRVWLSIHFDADSADSGMLNLPAFVSLGWVVGKVKPLVLSEAEKVVERIVTDLEGEPRPVDLEIHEKPNAV, encoded by the coding sequence GTGGACCACCTCGAACTCAGTACCGTCGTCTACGTGCCGCCGGAGGAGGCCTACGAGTTCCTGCTCGACTTTCCGGGCTATGCGAACTACTCGAAACACCTCACGCAGGTCACGCACGAGGGTGACGGTGGGCCGGGAACCGAGTACGACATTCACCTCAAGTGGTGGAAGGTTCGGTACACCGTCCGCTCCGAGGTGACGGAACTCGACCCACCGAACCGCATCGACTGGAAGATAATCAAGGACATTCACGCCCACGGACACTGGCGCGTGGAGGAAGTCCCGGAGGAAGCACCGGAGGGCGAGGAAACCGCCTCGCGGGTGTGGCTCTCCATCCACTTCGACGCCGACTCGGCGGATTCGGGGATGCTCAACCTCCCCGCGTTCGTCTCGCTCGGGTGGGTCGTGGGCAAGGTGAAACCGCTCGTGCTCTCGGAGGCCGAGAAGGTCGTCGAACGCATCGTCACGGACTTGGAGGGCGAACCGCGGCCAGTCGACCTCGAAATCCACGAGAAACCCAACGCCGTCTGA
- a CDS encoding FAD-dependent oxidoreductase — MTDYDVLIIGGGVAGLSAATFTARADLDTLVVNDGVSILYRNAILENFPGFPAGIDSRLFSLMLQEQAERAGSARLDAKVTDVRRADDGEFVAEIDGGSNDGGEDGDGTISAERVVVTSWSDASYLDGLDLDLEDSGSKRYVPVDDDGRTDIDGLYAAGRITKQYHQAIVSAGHGSQVGITVVHDADPDFYHDWVVPEGYFTNRDRDVPEGCEEISEDERQRRARKAHDRLRDYLEEWEDERPVPHPSFVENMN, encoded by the coding sequence ATGACGGACTACGACGTACTCATCATCGGCGGTGGCGTCGCGGGCCTCTCCGCGGCCACGTTCACCGCTCGCGCCGACCTCGACACGCTGGTCGTGAACGACGGCGTTTCCATCCTCTACCGAAACGCGATTCTGGAGAACTTCCCCGGGTTCCCCGCCGGAATCGACTCGCGGTTGTTCTCCCTGATGCTCCAAGAGCAGGCCGAGCGCGCCGGGTCCGCGCGCCTCGACGCAAAAGTCACGGACGTGCGCCGCGCGGACGACGGCGAGTTCGTCGCGGAAATCGACGGTGGGAGCAACGATGGCGGCGAGGACGGCGACGGGACGATTTCCGCCGAACGGGTCGTCGTCACCTCGTGGTCGGACGCCTCGTACCTCGACGGGTTGGACCTCGACCTCGAAGACTCGGGAAGCAAGCGGTACGTCCCGGTGGATGACGACGGTCGAACCGACATCGATGGCCTCTACGCCGCCGGTCGAATCACGAAACAGTACCACCAAGCCATCGTCTCGGCGGGCCACGGGTCGCAGGTCGGCATCACCGTCGTCCACGACGCCGACCCCGACTTCTACCACGACTGGGTCGTTCCGGAGGGCTATTTCACCAACCGCGACCGCGACGTTCCGGAGGGTTGCGAGGAGATCTCGGAGGACGAACGCCAGCGCCGCGCGCGGAAGGCCCACGACCGCCTGCGCGACTATCTGGAGGAGTGGGAGGACGAGCGCCCGGTTCCGCACCCGAGTTTCGTCGAGAACATGAACTAA
- a CDS encoding inorganic diphosphatase — MTNLWEDLETGPNAPEEIYAVVECLKGDRNKYEYDKDIPGVMLDRVLHSNVHYPGDYGFIPQSYYDDEDPFDVLVLVEDSTFPGCVIEARPVAMMKMDDDGEQDDKVIAVPIEDPRFDHIEDVEDIPQQTKDEIDEFFSTYKNLEAGKEVETLGWEDKQAAYDAIEHSQELYDENFN, encoded by the coding sequence ATGACGAATCTCTGGGAAGACCTCGAAACGGGGCCGAACGCTCCCGAGGAAATCTACGCAGTTGTCGAGTGTCTCAAAGGCGACCGGAACAAGTACGAATACGACAAGGACATCCCCGGTGTCATGCTGGACCGCGTGCTCCACAGCAACGTCCACTACCCCGGTGACTACGGGTTCATCCCGCAGTCGTACTACGACGACGAAGACCCGTTCGACGTGCTCGTGCTCGTCGAGGATTCGACGTTCCCCGGCTGTGTCATCGAGGCCCGCCCCGTCGCCATGATGAAGATGGACGACGACGGCGAACAGGACGACAAGGTCATCGCCGTCCCCATCGAGGACCCGCGCTTCGACCACATCGAGGACGTCGAGGACATCCCGCAGCAGACGAAAGACGAGATCGACGAATTCTTCTCCACCTACAAGAACCTCGAAGCCGGAAAGGAAGTCGAGACGCTGGGCTGGGAGGACAAACAGGCGGCGTACGACGCCATCGAACACTCCCAAGAGCTGTACGACGAAAATTTCAACTAG
- the sugE gene encoding quaternary ammonium compound efflux SMR transporter SugE, which translates to MSWKVLIVAGVFEVAWAIGLEYSDGFSKFWPSVATVVALVVSMALLAKSLQTLPVGTAYAVWTGIGAVGTATLGIVLFDEPADLLRVAFIGVIVVGIVGLHLSSGGH; encoded by the coding sequence ATGTCGTGGAAGGTGCTCATCGTTGCCGGGGTGTTCGAAGTCGCGTGGGCCATCGGATTGGAGTACTCCGACGGCTTCTCGAAGTTCTGGCCCTCCGTCGCCACCGTCGTCGCGCTCGTCGTCAGCATGGCGCTGCTGGCGAAATCCCTCCAAACGCTCCCCGTCGGGACCGCCTACGCCGTCTGGACTGGCATCGGTGCGGTTGGCACCGCGACGCTCGGCATCGTCCTGTTCGACGAACCCGCGGACCTCCTCCGGGTCGCCTTCATCGGCGTCATCGTCGTCGGCATCGTCGGCCTGCACCTCTCCTCCGGCGGGCACTGA
- a CDS encoding ABC transporter ATP-binding protein: MSADEVDPDELGESVERPMVRLFTEYGGDHLHWFAIGLATSMAARFLSLVPPLVLGVALDAVFYSKRAYTLPLLPDAWIPTTRMDQFWFSAEIMGVSMVLAAVCNFARSSSLNLFSHRVKHEVRTATYQWMQRLDMTFFDDHKTGELMSILNNDANRLELFLDNMMGSAIQLLVLIIGIGYLLFTINPQLALVTLSIIPVAALFTWWFMKRVEAFYADVRSSVGDLNTRLENNLGGIEVIKTSGTESFEDERVRSASYEYFKRDWQALRMNFVYRPGMQLLTSVAFAATFVVGGLWFLTDPPLGFSGTLYVGQLVTFLLFTQRMVEPLTQMSEVVDRYEDAKASTKRIFGLLSISPDITSSPGAVELDSIRGRVEYDHVDFAYEDGQEVLSDVTFTADPGETVGLVGPTGAGKSTICKLLPRLYDVTGGEIRVDGHDVRDVTVESLREHIGYVGQDTFLFDGTVRENIAYGAFDATDDEIEAAAKAAEAHEFVTNLPDGYDTRVGERGVKLSGGQRQRISIARTILADPELLVLDEATSAVDTETEMLIQRSLDRLTEDRTTFIIAHRLSTVKGADTILSIEDGRIVERGTHERLLDGDGLYADLWRVQAGEIDALSDEFVAEATRRASASRTSQGSNQ; encoded by the coding sequence ATGAGCGCCGACGAGGTGGACCCGGACGAGTTGGGCGAGTCAGTGGAGCGGCCGATGGTTCGGCTGTTCACCGAATACGGCGGCGACCACCTCCACTGGTTCGCCATCGGGTTGGCGACGAGCATGGCCGCCAGATTCCTCTCGCTCGTCCCGCCGCTCGTCCTCGGCGTCGCGCTGGACGCGGTGTTCTACAGCAAGCGGGCGTACACCCTGCCGCTCCTTCCGGACGCGTGGATTCCGACGACGCGGATGGACCAGTTCTGGTTCTCGGCGGAAATAATGGGCGTTTCGATGGTCCTCGCCGCGGTCTGCAACTTCGCCCGCTCGTCCAGCCTGAACCTCTTCTCCCATCGCGTCAAACACGAGGTTCGGACGGCGACGTATCAGTGGATGCAGCGCCTCGACATGACGTTCTTCGACGACCACAAGACCGGGGAACTCATGAGCATCCTGAACAACGACGCCAACCGCCTCGAACTGTTCCTCGACAACATGATGGGGAGTGCCATCCAACTGCTCGTCCTCATCATCGGCATCGGATATCTTCTCTTCACCATCAACCCGCAGTTGGCGCTCGTCACGCTCTCCATCATCCCCGTCGCGGCCCTGTTCACGTGGTGGTTCATGAAGCGCGTCGAGGCGTTTTACGCGGACGTTCGGTCGTCGGTCGGAGACCTGAACACGCGACTGGAGAACAACCTCGGCGGTATCGAGGTCATCAAAACCTCCGGAACCGAGTCGTTCGAGGACGAGCGCGTTCGGAGCGCCTCCTACGAGTATTTCAAGCGCGACTGGCAGGCGCTCCGGATGAACTTCGTCTACCGTCCCGGCATGCAGTTGCTCACGTCCGTCGCCTTCGCCGCCACGTTCGTCGTGGGGGGACTGTGGTTCCTCACCGACCCGCCGCTCGGGTTTTCGGGCACGCTCTACGTCGGCCAACTCGTCACGTTCCTCCTGTTCACCCAGCGCATGGTCGAACCGCTCACCCAGATGAGCGAGGTGGTGGACCGGTACGAGGACGCGAAGGCATCGACCAAGCGCATCTTCGGCCTGCTGTCGATTTCGCCCGACATCACGAGCAGTCCCGGTGCGGTCGAACTGGATTCGATTCGGGGCCGCGTCGAGTACGACCACGTGGACTTCGCCTACGAAGACGGCCAAGAGGTCCTCTCCGACGTGACCTTCACCGCCGACCCCGGCGAGACGGTGGGTCTCGTCGGTCCGACGGGGGCCGGGAAGTCCACGATTTGCAAACTCCTCCCGCGCCTCTACGACGTGACGGGCGGCGAGATTCGCGTTGACGGCCACGACGTGCGCGACGTCACCGTCGAGAGCCTTCGGGAACACATCGGCTACGTCGGACAGGACACCTTCCTGTTCGACGGGACGGTGCGGGAGAACATCGCCTACGGCGCGTTCGACGCGACGGACGACGAAATCGAGGCGGCCGCGAAAGCCGCCGAAGCGCACGAGTTCGTCACCAACCTGCCCGACGGCTACGACACGCGGGTCGGCGAGCGCGGCGTGAAACTCTCGGGCGGTCAGCGCCAGCGCATCTCCATCGCGCGGACGATTCTCGCGGACCCCGAACTGCTCGTGTTGGACGAGGCGACGAGCGCGGTCGACACCGAGACGGAGATGCTCATCCAGCGCAGTCTCGATAGGTTGACCGAGGACCGAACGACGTTCATCATCGCCCACCGCCTCTCGACGGTGAAGGGCGCGGACACCATCCTCTCCATCGAGGACGGGAGAATCGTGGAACGCGGCACCCACGAACGACTGCTCGACGGCGACGGCCTCTACGCCGACCTCTGGCGGGTGCAGGCCGGGGAAATCGACGCCCTCTCCGATGAGTTCGTCGCGGAGGCGACCCGGCGGGCGAGCGCGAGTCGGACGAGCCAAGGGTCGAACCAGTGA
- a CDS encoding DHH family phosphoesterase gives MLAGFVAENMPAVATAVLLLLSGGGVLYAVQFRSWGGTENPESAGSLRKVVAGQNRVALVVPESPSIDSLAAAVGVQALCKDWGVAARIAAEGEITGEDSKAFCNIFDIDVTILDENGEGLPNCDGGIAIGGGGAVPRLANNPPVVGVIRHRPTAEENILTITRTDDGATSTVVTELVRDMGFVPDQRVATALLYGIRAGTREFRRANGSNDYDAAGFLHAYADLGRIEELRSPGVSSDTFDVLGEAIASRERRASFAVANVGVVPSVSALEEAADSLLRLEGVSTAAVFGLHEETIVISCRAEDVRTSAEDILTGAFDASETTGGNADAATARVSLGIFARVDSEHTKTLDSLIDASTRKALFTAFESS, from the coding sequence ATGCTCGCCGGATTCGTCGCCGAAAACATGCCAGCGGTCGCCACTGCCGTTCTCTTGCTCCTCTCCGGCGGCGGCGTGCTGTACGCCGTTCAGTTTCGGTCGTGGGGTGGCACCGAGAACCCGGAATCGGCCGGGTCGCTCCGGAAGGTCGTCGCCGGACAGAACCGCGTCGCGCTCGTCGTCCCGGAAAGCCCGAGTATCGACTCCTTGGCGGCGGCGGTCGGGGTACAAGCCCTCTGTAAGGACTGGGGCGTCGCGGCGCGAATCGCGGCGGAGGGCGAGATAACCGGCGAGGACAGCAAGGCGTTCTGCAACATCTTCGACATCGACGTGACGATTCTCGACGAAAACGGGGAAGGACTACCGAACTGCGACGGCGGAATCGCAATCGGCGGCGGCGGTGCGGTTCCCCGACTGGCGAACAACCCCCCGGTCGTCGGCGTCATCCGGCACCGACCGACCGCGGAGGAGAACATCCTCACGATTACGCGCACGGACGACGGCGCGACATCGACGGTCGTGACCGAACTCGTGCGCGACATGGGGTTCGTTCCCGACCAGCGCGTGGCGACCGCGCTGTTGTACGGTATCCGCGCCGGAACCCGCGAGTTCCGGCGGGCCAACGGGTCGAACGACTACGACGCCGCCGGGTTCCTCCACGCCTACGCCGACCTCGGGCGAATCGAGGAGTTGCGCTCGCCGGGCGTCAGCAGCGACACCTTCGACGTGCTCGGCGAGGCGATAGCGAGTCGAGAACGACGGGCGAGTTTCGCCGTGGCGAACGTCGGCGTCGTCCCCTCGGTGAGCGCGCTGGAGGAGGCCGCTGATTCGCTCCTGCGACTCGAAGGCGTCTCGACGGCCGCCGTGTTCGGCCTCCACGAGGAAACCATCGTCATCTCCTGTCGCGCGGAGGACGTCCGAACCAGCGCGGAGGATATCCTGACCGGCGCGTTCGACGCGAGCGAGACGACGGGCGGGAACGCGGACGCCGCGACCGCTCGGGTGTCGCTCGGCATCTTCGCACGGGTCGATAGCGAGCACACGAAGACGCTGGACTCGCTCATCGACGCGAGCACCCGGAAGGCGTTGTTCACCGCGTTCGAAAGTTCGTGA
- a CDS encoding DUF7108 family protein, with product MAELPDDTVSEAERLTHLARDREGEEAEQYRTERTQLLETHGFVARIREEDTRTVLVLHPEEWVEDGTIRVERIEDTDRAVEIPLTGAGDPDDWDEIDEHNRAVAARVREKYGDVHGANAEAFADFMGNHYARPVESATNDEVDEFLTEYFPRNAWPTSEQKKTVKESVELVFECVSRTAR from the coding sequence ATGGCTGAACTGCCGGACGACACGGTTTCGGAGGCGGAACGACTGACCCACCTCGCGCGTGACCGCGAGGGCGAAGAGGCGGAGCAATATCGTACGGAACGGACGCAGCTGCTCGAAACCCACGGTTTCGTCGCACGGATTCGAGAAGAGGACACCAGAACCGTGCTGGTCCTCCATCCCGAGGAGTGGGTCGAGGACGGAACCATTCGCGTCGAGCGAATCGAGGACACGGACCGCGCGGTCGAAATCCCGCTGACGGGCGCTGGCGACCCGGACGATTGGGACGAAATCGACGAGCACAACCGCGCCGTTGCGGCGCGAGTTCGAGAGAAATACGGCGACGTCCACGGCGCGAACGCCGAGGCCTTCGCGGACTTCATGGGCAATCACTACGCGCGACCCGTCGAGTCGGCGACGAACGACGAAGTGGACGAATTTCTGACGGAGTACTTCCCGCGGAATGCGTGGCCGACTTCGGAACAGAAAAAAACGGTAAAAGAATCGGTCGAACTCGTGTTCGAGTGCGTTAGTCGGACTGCTCGATGA
- a CDS encoding DMT family transporter yields the protein MSDRLGTALVIVSAVGFGTLGILGKLASGAGLSIPTVLFFRFVLATALVWAGLAVRGRLRRFSGRTLLVGLGLGALGYAAMSGLYFWGLSFLTAGLVGILLYTYPVIVVVLSALFLDERITRRTGVALVLALAGVALITGGDPAGADPRGIVVVLAAAVVYASYITASRVALDAVPADLLTAHVLPAAACAYLVYGSATGTLSVPDSGSQWLIVAAIAVLATALPIFTFFAGLGRIGASRASIVSTIEPVVTLLLGAAILAEPVTPVTVLGGASVLAGVLLVQAE from the coding sequence ATGAGCGACCGCCTCGGAACCGCGTTGGTCATCGTCTCGGCCGTCGGGTTCGGTACGCTGGGAATCCTCGGCAAGCTTGCCTCGGGCGCGGGGCTGTCGATTCCGACCGTGCTGTTCTTCCGGTTTGTACTCGCCACCGCGTTGGTGTGGGCGGGCCTCGCGGTGCGCGGACGACTCCGACGGTTTTCGGGACGGACCCTGCTCGTCGGCCTCGGTCTGGGCGCGCTCGGCTACGCGGCCATGAGCGGACTCTACTTCTGGGGCCTCTCGTTTCTGACCGCCGGACTCGTCGGCATCCTGCTCTACACCTATCCCGTCATCGTCGTCGTGCTCTCCGCGCTCTTCCTCGACGAGCGCATCACGCGCCGAACCGGCGTCGCGCTGGTTCTCGCCTTGGCGGGCGTCGCGCTCATCACGGGCGGCGACCCGGCCGGTGCCGACCCGCGCGGCATCGTCGTCGTCCTCGCCGCCGCGGTGGTGTACGCGAGCTACATCACCGCGAGCAGGGTCGCGCTGGACGCCGTGCCCGCTGACCTGCTCACGGCCCACGTCCTCCCCGCGGCGGCCTGTGCGTACCTCGTCTACGGTTCGGCGACGGGGACGCTCTCGGTCCCGGATTCGGGGAGCCAGTGGCTCATCGTCGCGGCCATCGCCGTGCTCGCAACCGCGCTGCCCATCTTTACTTTCTTCGCGGGACTGGGCCGCATCGGGGCGAGTCGCGCTAGCATCGTCAGTACCATCGAACCCGTCGTCACGCTCCTGCTCGGCGCGGCGATACTCGCCGAACCGGTGACGCCGGTGACAGTGCTCGGCGGCGCGTCGGTGCTCGCCGGGGTCCTGCTCGTACAGGCCGAGTGA
- a CDS encoding alkaline phosphatase family protein yields MGLFDRLRGDDAPRVAFFGIDGVPYSFLKENASEFPNIASLASEGSAGAIDSIVPPESSACWPALTTGVNPGNTGVYGFQDRENGSYDTYVPMGRDVQATRVWDRVTDAGRDATVMNVPVTFPPQRNVQRMVSGFLSPGVDKGAYPDEMRNYLESIDYPIDANAKLGHKDDKSEFIQNAHETLETRYESFQHYIDQDDWDLFFGVFMTTDRVNHFLFKDYEEDGEYKEEFIEFYKKLDEYLGKLRDSLPDDVTMMVASDHGFTSLNYEVHFNSWLEQEGWLSYEDDDHEELGDISDDTDAYSLIPGRFYINLEGREPRGSVPQDEYEEKRAELKEKLENLEGPDGNKVCWRVVEKEQAFDGDHEDIAPDLVAIPNHGFDLKAGFKGHDDVFGVGPRNGMHSFDNATLFVDDPNARIPEDTDLLDIAPTILDLMELDYPSSELEGRSLV; encoded by the coding sequence ATGGGTCTATTCGATAGGCTCCGTGGAGACGACGCTCCGCGGGTCGCCTTCTTCGGCATCGACGGCGTGCCGTACAGCTTCCTCAAGGAAAACGCCTCGGAGTTCCCGAACATCGCATCGCTGGCGAGCGAGGGGAGCGCCGGAGCGATCGACAGCATCGTGCCGCCGGAGTCCTCCGCCTGCTGGCCAGCCCTCACGACGGGCGTCAACCCCGGAAATACGGGCGTGTACGGGTTCCAAGACCGCGAAAACGGTTCGTACGACACCTACGTCCCGATGGGACGCGACGTGCAGGCGACGCGCGTCTGGGACCGCGTGACCGACGCGGGCCGCGACGCGACGGTGATGAACGTCCCCGTCACGTTCCCACCGCAACGGAACGTCCAGCGCATGGTTTCCGGATTCCTCTCGCCCGGCGTCGACAAGGGTGCCTACCCCGACGAGATGCGGAACTACTTGGAGTCCATCGACTATCCCATCGACGCGAACGCGAAACTGGGACACAAGGACGACAAATCCGAGTTCATCCAAAACGCACACGAGACGCTCGAAACGCGCTACGAGTCGTTCCAGCACTACATCGACCAGGACGACTGGGACCTCTTTTTCGGCGTCTTCATGACGACCGACCGCGTGAACCACTTCCTGTTCAAGGATTACGAGGAGGACGGCGAGTACAAAGAGGAGTTCATCGAGTTCTACAAAAAGCTCGACGAGTACCTCGGGAAACTCCGTGACTCCCTGCCGGACGACGTGACGATGATGGTCGCCAGCGACCACGGTTTCACCAGCCTCAACTACGAGGTTCACTTCAACTCGTGGCTCGAACAGGAAGGCTGGCTCTCCTACGAGGACGACGACCACGAGGAACTCGGCGACATCAGCGACGACACCGATGCCTACTCGCTCATTCCGGGTCGGTTCTACATCAACCTCGAAGGCCGCGAACCGCGCGGTAGCGTCCCGCAGGACGAGTACGAGGAGAAGCGCGCCGAACTCAAAGAGAAGCTCGAAAACCTCGAAGGGCCGGACGGCAACAAGGTCTGCTGGCGCGTCGTGGAGAAAGAACAGGCGTTCGACGGCGACCACGAGGACATCGCACCCGACCTCGTCGCCATCCCGAACCACGGTTTCGATTTGAAGGCCGGATTCAAGGGCCACGACGACGTGTTCGGCGTCGGCCCGCGCAACGGCATGCACAGCTTCGACAACGCGACGCTGTTCGTGGACGACCCGAACGCACGAATCCCGGAGGACACGGACCTCCTCGACATCGCCCCGACCATCCTCGACCTGATGGAACTCGACTACCCGTCGAGCGAACTCGAAGGGCGTAGCCTGGTCTGA
- the rnhA gene encoding ribonuclease HI, with protein sequence MPVIECDVDEARRTLADAGVIVSDGKSEYEEWRARHGDAVAIAYDDKLVIQGANPQDIEAILRDAGGHAYLYFDGASRGNPGPAATGWVIVTSDGIAAEGGTRIGRATNNQAEYEALIEGLETARDYGFDSVDVKGDSQLIVKQVTGAWKTNNPELRERRVRVRELLEEFDKWSLKHVPREVNERADKLANEALDDG encoded by the coding sequence ATGCCAGTCATCGAGTGTGACGTGGACGAGGCACGCCGGACGCTCGCCGACGCCGGGGTCATCGTCTCGGACGGCAAATCCGAGTACGAAGAGTGGCGGGCGAGACACGGCGACGCCGTCGCCATCGCATACGACGACAAGCTCGTGATTCAGGGGGCGAATCCACAGGACATCGAGGCGATTCTTCGAGATGCGGGGGGGCACGCCTACCTCTACTTCGACGGTGCCAGTCGCGGAAATCCCGGCCCGGCCGCGACCGGGTGGGTCATCGTGACGAGCGATGGAATCGCCGCGGAGGGCGGAACGAGAATCGGACGCGCGACGAACAACCAAGCCGAGTACGAGGCGCTCATCGAGGGGCTCGAAACGGCCCGCGACTACGGTTTCGACTCCGTGGACGTGAAAGGAGATTCCCAGCTCATCGTCAAGCAGGTGACGGGTGCGTGGAAGACGAACAACCCCGAACTCCGCGAGCGCCGCGTTCGCGTCCGGGAGCTGTTGGAGGAGTTCGACAAATGGTCCCTGAAGCACGTTCCGCGAGAGGTAAACGAACGCGCGGACAAATTGGCAAACGAGGCGTTAGACGATGGCTGA
- a CDS encoding PadR family transcriptional regulator: MSEAQTLTESSTARDLTAFQRNILIVLTEEPMYGLAIKRELESYYDEEVNHGRLYPNLDTLVERGLVEKSELDKRTNQYGLTQAGLEAVEDAFAWSLSKFITDDARAEKVRALIEQSD, encoded by the coding sequence ATGTCAGAGGCACAAACACTCACCGAAAGCAGTACCGCTCGCGACCTCACTGCGTTCCAGCGTAATATCCTCATCGTCCTCACCGAGGAACCGATGTACGGGCTCGCTATCAAGCGCGAACTCGAAAGTTACTACGACGAGGAAGTGAACCACGGCCGCCTGTACCCCAACCTCGACACGCTGGTCGAGCGCGGACTGGTCGAGAAGAGCGAACTCGACAAGCGGACCAACCAGTACGGTCTGACCCAAGCCGGTCTCGAAGCCGTCGAAGACGCGTTCGCGTGGTCGCTCTCGAAGTTCATCACCGACGACGCGCGTGCCGAAAAGGTCCGCGCACTCATCGAGCAGTCCGACTAA
- a CDS encoding transcription initiation factor IIB gives MTRSTRQRERQLEGEQTANEREGERTCPECGSETLIKSTDRAELVCDDCGLVVEEERIDPGPEWRAFNHQERQQKSRVGAPTTQTMHDKGLTTTIDWKDKDAYGRSISSKKRSQMHRLRKWQERIRTKDAGERNLQFALSEIDRMASALGVPRSVREVASVIYRRALKEDLIRGRSIEGVATSALYAACRKEGIPRSLEEISEVSRVERKEIGRTYRYISQELGLEMKPVDPKKYVPRFCSELELSEEVQSKANNIIETTAEEGLLSGKSPTGYAAAAIYAASLLCNEKKTQREVADVAQVTEVTIRNRYQEQIEAMGIHS, from the coding sequence ATGACACGGTCCACTCGCCAGCGGGAGCGCCAACTCGAAGGGGAGCAAACGGCGAACGAACGAGAGGGAGAGCGTACTTGTCCTGAATGTGGGTCCGAAACGTTGATCAAAAGTACCGACCGTGCCGAACTGGTCTGTGACGACTGTGGGTTGGTCGTCGAGGAGGAACGGATCGACCCCGGCCCGGAGTGGCGTGCTTTTAATCATCAGGAACGACAGCAGAAGTCGCGCGTGGGAGCGCCGACGACGCAGACGATGCACGATAAGGGGTTGACGACCACTATCGACTGGAAGGACAAAGACGCCTACGGTCGGTCTATTTCTTCCAAGAAACGCAGTCAGATGCACCGCCTGCGTAAGTGGCAGGAGCGCATCCGAACGAAGGACGCGGGCGAGCGAAACCTCCAGTTCGCCCTGTCCGAAATCGACCGCATGGCATCCGCGCTGGGTGTCCCGCGGTCGGTACGAGAGGTCGCATCGGTTATCTATCGACGGGCACTCAAGGAGGACCTCATCCGTGGTCGCTCCATCGAAGGCGTGGCAACGAGCGCGCTGTACGCCGCCTGTCGAAAGGAAGGGATTCCACGAAGTCTGGAGGAGATCTCCGAGGTTTCGCGGGTCGAACGAAAGGAGATCGGACGAACGTATCGATACATCTCCCAAGAACTCGGTCTGGAGATGAAACCGGTCGACCCGAAAAAATACGTTCCGCGGTTCTGTTCTGAACTCGAACTCAGCGAAGAGGTGCAGTCGAAGGCCAACAACATCATCGAAACCACCGCCGAAGAGGGATTGTTGTCCGGTAAATCGCCCACCGGCTACGCCGCCGCCGCGATTTACGCCGCCTCACTGTTGTGCAACGAGAAGAAGACGCAACGCGAAGTTGCCGACGTGGCACAGGTGACGGAGGTCACCATCCGCAACCGGTATCAGGAACAGATAGAAGCGATGGGAATCCACAGCTAA